Proteins co-encoded in one Streptococcus pyogenes genomic window:
- a CDS encoding CtsR family transcriptional regulator, with protein sequence MPTKNTSDSIEEYIKELLAKSGIAEIKRSMLADSFQVVPSQINYVIKTRFTESRGYEVESKRGGGGYIRIAKVHFSDKHHLIGNLMATIEDCISEQVFTDSIQLLFDEHLLTEREGNIILAVASDDVLGTDGSTIRARMLYRLLQRIDRKGSN encoded by the coding sequence ATGCCAACCAAAAATACTTCAGACAGCATTGAAGAGTATATTAAAGAATTATTAGCTAAGTCAGGAATAGCAGAAATTAAGCGGTCCATGCTAGCAGATTCGTTTCAAGTTGTCCCAAGTCAGATCAACTATGTCATTAAAACCCGTTTTACGGAGAGTCGAGGCTATGAAGTAGAGAGTAAACGAGGTGGTGGAGGCTATATTCGTATTGCCAAGGTTCATTTTTCAGACAAACACCATCTGATTGGCAATTTAATGGCAACTATTGAAGACTGTATCAGTGAGCAAGTTTTCACGGACTCGATACAATTGCTTTTTGACGAACACTTATTGACAGAGCGTGAGGGAAATATCATTTTGGCTGTGGCGTCTGATGATGTTTTAGGAACTGATGGTTCAACTATTCGTGCACGAATGCTCTATCGCTTATTGCAACGAATTGACAGAAAGGGAAGCAATTAA
- the ftcD gene encoding glutamate formimidoyltransferase, whose amino-acid sequence MAKIVECIPNFSEGQNQAVIDGLVATAKSIPGVTLLDYSSDASHNRSVFTLVGDDQSIQEAAFQLVKYASENIDMTKHHGEHPRMGATDVCPFVPIKDITTQECVEISKQVAERINRELGIPIFLYEDSATRPERQNLAKVRKGQFEGMPEKLLEEDWAPDYGDRKIHPTAGVTAVGARMPLVAFNVNLDTDNIDIAHKIAKIIRGSGGGYKYCKAIGVMLEDRHIAQVSMNMVNFEKCSLYRTFETIKFEARRYGVNVIGSEVIGLAPAKALIDVAEYYLQVEDFDYHKQILENHLLG is encoded by the coding sequence ATGGCGAAAATTGTTGAATGTATTCCCAACTTCTCAGAAGGCCAAAATCAGGCTGTTATCGATGGTTTGGTAGCGACGGCCAAAAGTATTCCTGGAGTGACCCTTCTCGACTACTCTTCTGATGCGAGCCACAACCGGAGCGTGTTTACCTTGGTTGGAGATGACCAGTCTATTCAAGAAGCAGCTTTCCAACTGGTGAAATACGCTTCTGAAAACATTGATATGACCAAACATCATGGCGAACACCCTCGTATGGGAGCAACCGATGTCTGCCCATTCGTTCCGATCAAAGACATCACTACACAAGAATGTGTTGAGATTTCCAAACAAGTCGCAGAACGGATTAACCGTGAACTTGGAATCCCAATCTTCCTTTATGAAGATTCTGCCACACGCCCAGAACGTCAAAACCTGGCCAAAGTCCGTAAAGGACAATTCGAAGGCATGCCAGAAAAACTGTTGGAAGAGGATTGGGCACCTGACTACGGAGATCGTAAGATTCACCCAACTGCTGGGGTAACTGCCGTTGGTGCTCGCATGCCATTGGTTGCTTTCAATGTTAATTTGGATACTGACAATATCGACATTGCTCATAAAATTGCGAAAATTATCCGCGGTTCAGGTGGTGGCTACAAATATTGTAAGGCTATCGGTGTCATGTTAGAAGACCGTCATATTGCCCAAGTTTCCATGAACATGGTTAACTTTGAAAAATGTTCTCTTTACCGTACTTTTGAAACCATCAAATTTGAAGCGCGTCGCTACGGTGTGAATGTTATTGGTTCTGAAGTCATCGGCTTAGCGCCAGCCAAGGCCTTAATCGATGTGGCTGAATACTACTTACAAGTTGAGGACTTTGACTACCATAAACAGATTCTTGAAAACCATTTGCTAGGTTAG
- the ahpC gene encoding alkyl hydroperoxide reductase subunit C: MSLIGKEIAEFSAQAYHDGKFITVTNEDVKGKWAVFCFYPADFSFVCPTELGDLQEQYETLKSLGVEVYSVSTDTHFVHKAWHDDSDVVGTITYPMIGDPSHLISQAFEVLGEDGLAQRGTFIVDPDGIIQMMEINADGIGRDASTLIDKIHAAQYVRKHPGEVCPAKWKEGAETLTPSLDLVGKI, translated from the coding sequence ATGTCTCTAATTGGAAAAGAAATTGCTGAATTTTCAGCTCAAGCTTATCACGATGGAAAATTCATCACTGTTACAAATGAAGACGTTAAAGGAAAATGGGCAGTTTTTTGTTTCTACCCAGCAGACTTTTCATTTGTTTGCCCAACTGAACTCGGTGACCTTCAAGAGCAATACGAAACACTGAAATCTCTTGGTGTAGAAGTTTATTCTGTCTCTACTGATACTCATTTTGTTCATAAAGCTTGGCATGATGATTCAGATGTGGTTGGCACTATCACATACCCTATGATTGGTGACCCTTCACACCTTATTTCACAAGCCTTTGAAGTGCTTGGCGAAGACGGACTTGCTCAACGTGGAACATTTATCGTTGATCCAGATGGTATTATCCAAATGATGGAAATTAATGCTGATGGTATTGGACGTGACGCTAGCACCTTGATTGATAAAATTCACGCTGCCCAATACGTCCGTAAACATCCAGGTGAAGTTTGTCCAGCTAAATGGAAAGAAGGCGCTGAAACTTTGACACCAAGTCTTGATTTAGTTGGTAAAATTTAA
- a CDS encoding cold-shock protein gives MAQGTVKWFNAEKGFGFISTENGQDVFAHFSAIQTNGFKTLEEGQKVAFDVEEGQRGPQAVNITKLA, from the coding sequence ATGGCACAAGGTACAGTAAAATGGTTTAATGCTGAAAAAGGTTTTGGTTTTATTTCAACTGAAAACGGTCAAGATGTCTTTGCACATTTTTCAGCCATCCAAACTAATGGTTTTAAAACGTTAGAAGAAGGACAAAAAGTGGCATTTGACGTCGAAGAAGGTCAACGTGGACCTCAAGCAGTCAATATCACTAAATTGGCCTAA
- the ahpF gene encoding alkyl hydroperoxide reductase subunit F yields the protein MALSPDIKEQLAQYLTLLEADLVLQVSLGDNEQSQKVKDFVEEIAAMSERISIENITLDRQPSFKVAKKGHGSGVVFAGLPLGHELTSFILALLQVSGRAPKVDQDVIDRIKAIDRPLHFETYVSLTCHNCPDVVQALNIMSVLNDKISHTMVEGGMFQDEVKAKGIMSVPTVFLDGEEFTSGRATIEQLLEQIAGPLSEEAFADKGLYDVLVIGGGPAGNSAAIYAARKGLKTGLLAETFGGQVMETVGIENMIGTLYTEGPKLMAEVEAHTKSYDVDIIKAQLATSIEKKENIEVTLANGAVLQAKTAILALGAKWRNINVPGEDEFRNKGVTYCPHCDGPLFEGKDVAVIGGGNSGLEAALDLAGLAKHVYVLEFLPELKADKVLQDRAAKTNNMTIIKNVATKDIVGEDHVTGLNYTERDSGEDKHLDLEGVFVQIGLVPNTAWLKDSGVNLTDRGEIIVDKHGSTNIPGIFAAGDCTDSAYKQIIISMGSGATAAIGAFDYLIRQ from the coding sequence ATGGCATTAAGTCCTGATATTAAAGAACAACTTGCCCAATACCTCACCCTGTTAGAAGCTGATCTTGTTTTGCAAGTTTCCCTTGGTGACAATGAGCAGTCTCAAAAAGTCAAAGACTTTGTGGAAGAAATAGCTGCTATGTCTGAGCGTATTTCTATTGAAAACATCACTTTAGACCGACAACCAAGCTTTAAGGTTGCGAAAAAAGGTCACGGTAGTGGGGTTGTCTTTGCTGGTCTTCCTTTAGGCCACGAATTGACGTCCTTTATTCTTGCTCTCTTGCAAGTATCTGGACGTGCTCCAAAAGTGGATCAAGATGTTATTGATCGCATCAAGGCCATTGACCGTCCGTTGCATTTTGAAACTTATGTCAGCTTAACCTGCCATAACTGCCCAGATGTTGTTCAAGCTTTAAACATTATGTCCGTCTTGAACGACAAGATTTCACACACTATGGTAGAAGGCGGCATGTTCCAAGATGAAGTGAAAGCAAAAGGCATTATGTCTGTCCCTACTGTCTTTTTAGACGGGGAAGAATTCACTTCTGGTCGCGCTACCATTGAGCAACTCTTAGAACAAATCGCTGGCCCACTTTCTGAGGAAGCCTTTGCTGATAAAGGCCTCTATGATGTCCTTGTTATTGGTGGTGGCCCTGCGGGCAATAGCGCTGCTATCTATGCAGCTCGTAAAGGACTAAAAACAGGTTTACTTGCTGAAACCTTTGGTGGTCAGGTCATGGAAACGGTCGGCATCGAAAACATGATTGGTACCCTTTACACTGAAGGACCAAAATTAATGGCCGAAGTGGAGGCCCATACTAAGTCTTATGATGTTGATATTATCAAAGCACAACTAGCTACTTCTATTGAGAAAAAAGAAAACATCGAGGTTACTCTAGCTAATGGTGCGGTTCTACAAGCCAAAACTGCTATCTTAGCTCTTGGGGCCAAATGGCGTAACATTAATGTTCCTGGTGAAGATGAATTCCGTAATAAAGGGGTGACTTACTGCCCTCACTGTGACGGTCCTCTCTTTGAAGGCAAAGATGTTGCTGTTATCGGTGGTGGGAACTCTGGATTAGAAGCGGCCCTTGACTTGGCTGGTCTTGCTAAACACGTTTACGTTTTAGAATTCTTGCCTGAACTTAAAGCTGACAAAGTGCTTCAAGACCGCGCAGCTAAGACTAACAATATGACCATCATCAAAAATGTTGCTACTAAGGACATTGTTGGAGAGGACCATGTTACAGGTCTTAACTACACTGAGCGTGATAGCGGTGAAGACAAACACCTTGACCTTGAAGGGGTCTTTGTTCAAATTGGTCTTGTTCCAAACACAGCTTGGCTCAAAGATAGTGGTGTCAACCTAACCGACCGCGGAGAAATCATTGTGGATAAACATGGGTCAACCAATATTCCTGGTATCTTTGCTGCTGGGGACTGTACTGATTCAGCTTATAAACAAATCATTATTTCCATGGGGTCTGGTGCTACTGCTGCCATCGGTGCCTTTGACTACTTGATTCGTCAATAA
- a CDS encoding cyclodeaminase/cyclohydrolase family protein codes for MGLVDLSLTDFAKVLGSDAPAPGGGSAAALSGANGISLTKMVCELTLGKKKYADYQDIITEIHAKSTALQASLLAAIDKDTEAFNLVSAVFDMPKETDEDKAARRTAMQKALKTAAQSPFEMMTLMVEALEITATAVGKSNTNAASDLGVAALNLKAGLQGAWLNVLINLSGIKDEDFVTDYRQKGQALLDKGCHLADDIYTKILDIV; via the coding sequence ATGGGTTTAGTTGATTTAAGCTTAACAGATTTCGCTAAAGTCCTTGGCTCAGATGCCCCTGCTCCAGGTGGTGGTTCTGCTGCTGCTCTCTCTGGCGCTAATGGCATTTCCTTAACCAAGATGGTCTGTGAATTGACTCTTGGTAAGAAAAAATACGCTGACTACCAAGATATTATTACAGAGATCCATGCTAAAAGCACCGCTCTACAAGCTAGCTTGCTTGCAGCCATTGACAAAGATACCGAAGCCTTCAACCTGGTTTCTGCCGTTTTTGATATGCCAAAAGAGACTGACGAAGACAAGGCTGCTAGACGAACTGCCATGCAAAAGGCCTTGAAAACAGCTGCACAATCACCTTTTGAGATGATGACCCTCATGGTCGAAGCACTTGAGATCACTGCAACAGCTGTCGGTAAGTCTAATACAAATGCTGCTAGCGACTTAGGAGTTGCTGCTTTAAACTTAAAAGCAGGTTTACAAGGCGCTTGGTTGAATGTTTTGATTAATCTGTCTGGCATCAAAGATGAAGACTTTGTTACCGACTATCGCCAAAAAGGACAAGCCTTACTAGACAAGGGCTGTCATTTGG
- the hutI gene encoding imidazolonepropionase, whose protein sequence is MVADVLLTHFNQLFCLNDPGHPLTGQEMKKATIVEDGYIAIKDGLIVALGSGEPDAELVGTQTIMRSYKGKIATPGIIDCHTHLVYGGSREHEFAKKLAGVSYLDILAQGGGILSTVRATRSASFDNLYQKSKRLLDYMLLHGVTTVEAKSGYGLDWETEKRQLDVVAALEKDHPIDLVSTFMAAHAIPEEYKGNPKAYLDVIIKDMLPVVKEENLAEFCDIFCEKNVFTADESRYLLSKAKEMGFKLRIHADEIASIGGVDVAAELSAVSAEHLMMITDDGIAKLIGAGVIGNLLPATTFSLMEDTYAPARKMIDAGMAITLSTDSNPGSCPTANMQFVMQLGCFMLRLTPIEVLNAVTINAAYSVNRQERVGSLTVGKEADIAIFDAPNIDYPFYFFATNLIHQVYKKGQLTVDRGRIL, encoded by the coding sequence ATGGTTGCTGATGTCTTATTAACACATTTTAATCAACTATTTTGTCTAAATGATCCAGGTCATCCTTTAACTGGTCAAGAAATGAAAAAAGCCACTATCGTTGAAGATGGCTATATAGCCATCAAAGACGGCCTCATTGTGGCTCTTGGTTCTGGTGAACCAGATGCTGAGCTTGTCGGTACACAGACTATTATGCGTTCTTATAAAGGTAAAATTGCAACGCCTGGTATTATTGACTGTCATACCCATTTGGTCTATGGTGGCAGTCGTGAACATGAATTTGCCAAGAAATTAGCAGGGGTGTCTTACTTGGATATTTTAGCTCAAGGTGGTGGTATTTTAAGCACGGTGAGGGCCACTCGGTCAGCCAGCTTTGACAACCTTTATCAAAAATCCAAGAGATTGCTAGACTACATGTTGCTTCATGGAGTGACTACTGTCGAAGCGAAAAGTGGCTACGGCCTTGATTGGGAAACAGAAAAACGCCAACTGGATGTTGTTGCTGCTTTAGAAAAAGACCATCCCATTGATTTGGTGTCTACGTTTATGGCAGCCCATGCGATTCCTGAAGAATACAAAGGGAATCCTAAGGCTTATCTCGATGTGATTATCAAGGATATGCTTCCTGTTGTTAAAGAGGAAAATCTGGCAGAATTTTGTGATATTTTCTGTGAAAAAAATGTTTTTACAGCTGATGAGTCTCGCTATCTGTTAAGCAAAGCCAAAGAAATGGGCTTCAAGCTTCGTATTCACGCAGATGAAATTGCGTCTATAGGCGGAGTTGATGTCGCAGCAGAGCTCAGCGCAGTTAGTGCAGAGCATTTGATGATGATAACAGATGATGGTATCGCTAAGTTGATTGGTGCTGGTGTTATTGGTAATTTGCTTCCAGCCACCACCTTTAGTTTGATGGAAGACACTTATGCCCCTGCTCGCAAAATGATCGATGCTGGCATGGCCATCACCCTCTCAACAGATAGTAATCCAGGCAGTTGCCCGACTGCTAACATGCAGTTTGTGATGCAATTAGGTTGTTTTATGTTACGTTTAACACCGATTGAAGTCTTAAATGCTGTTACCATTAACGCGGCCTACTCTGTCAATCGTCAGGAGAGAGTTGGTAGTTTGACAGTTGGTAAAGAAGCAGATATTGCCATTTTTGATGCCCCAAATATTGATTACCCATTTTATTTCTTTGCCACCAACTTGATTCACCAAGTCTATAAAAAAGGACAACTCACAGTTGACCGAGGTCGTATTCTTTAA
- a CDS encoding urocanate hydratase, which yields MSFYSETDIAAAMTVKLDDVLPEKTVFEEGIRRAPDRGFRLTQAQTEIALKNALRYVPTKFHEEVIPEFLEELKTRGRIYGYRFRPKDRIYGKPIDEYKGNCTAAKAMQVMIDNNLSFEIALYPYELVTYGETGSVCANWMQYCLIKKYLEVMTDEQTLVVESGHPVGLFKSKPEAPRVIITNGLLVGEYDNMKDWEIAEEMGVTNYGQMTAGGWMYIGPQGIVHGTFNTLLNAGRLKLGVADDGDLTGKLFISSGLGGMSGAQGKAAEIAKAVAIIAEVDQSRIKTRHSQGWISQIAESPEEALQLAQKAIDAKESTSIAYHGNIVDLLEYVNDKQIHVDLLSDQTSCHNVYDGGYCPVGISFDERTRLLAEDKDTFHQMVDDTLARHFEAIKTLTENGTYFFDYGNAFMKSVYDSGITEISKNGRNDKDGFIWPSYVEDIMGPMLFDYGYGPFRWVCLSGNHDDLVATDKAAMEAIDPDRRYQDRDNYNWIRDAEKNQLVVGTQARILYQDCIGRVTIALKFNELVRKGKIGPVMIGRDHHDVSGTDSPFRETSNIKDGSNVTCDMAVQCYAGNAARGMSLVALHNGGGTGIGKAINGGFGLVLDGSERIDEIIKSAIAWDTMGGVARRNWARNEHAIETAIEYNRLHAGTDHITIPYLADDDLVTSAVDQLFH from the coding sequence ATGTCATTTTACAGTGAAACTGACATAGCTGCCGCTATGACTGTTAAGTTAGACGATGTTTTACCGGAAAAGACTGTGTTTGAAGAAGGTATCCGAAGAGCACCAGACAGAGGTTTTCGATTGACCCAGGCTCAGACCGAAATCGCCTTGAAAAATGCCCTACGCTATGTACCTACGAAGTTCCACGAAGAAGTCATTCCAGAATTTTTGGAAGAACTCAAAACCCGTGGCCGTATTTATGGCTACCGCTTTAGACCAAAAGACCGCATTTACGGCAAACCCATTGACGAGTACAAGGGAAATTGTACAGCTGCCAAGGCCATGCAGGTCATGATTGACAATAACTTGAGTTTTGAAATTGCCTTGTACCCTTACGAACTAGTCACATATGGAGAAACTGGTTCTGTTTGTGCCAACTGGATGCAATATTGTTTGATTAAAAAATACCTAGAAGTCATGACTGATGAACAAACCTTGGTGGTTGAGTCTGGTCATCCAGTTGGTCTTTTCAAATCCAAACCTGAAGCGCCTCGTGTGATTATTACTAATGGCCTTTTGGTGGGTGAATACGACAACATGAAAGACTGGGAAATCGCTGAAGAGATGGGTGTCACCAACTATGGTCAAATGACCGCAGGTGGTTGGATGTATATTGGCCCACAAGGAATCGTTCATGGAACGTTTAATACCCTCTTAAATGCTGGTCGTCTCAAACTTGGAGTGGCTGATGACGGTGATTTGACCGGTAAACTCTTCATCTCATCTGGTCTAGGAGGCATGAGTGGGGCACAAGGTAAGGCTGCTGAAATTGCTAAAGCAGTTGCCATTATTGCTGAAGTTGACCAATCTCGGATTAAAACCCGTCATTCTCAAGGCTGGATCAGTCAAATTGCCGAAAGCCCTGAAGAAGCTCTGCAATTAGCCCAAAAAGCCATAGATGCTAAGGAGTCCACTTCGATTGCTTACCATGGTAATATCGTTGATCTTTTAGAGTACGTCAATGACAAGCAGATTCATGTTGATCTTTTGTCTGACCAAACCTCTTGTCACAACGTTTATGACGGTGGCTACTGCCCAGTAGGTATTAGCTTTGACGAAAGAACCCGGCTCTTGGCAGAAGATAAAGATACCTTCCACCAAATGGTTGATGATACCTTGGCACGGCATTTTGAAGCTATTAAGACGTTAACTGAAAATGGCACCTATTTCTTTGACTACGGCAATGCCTTTATGAAGTCTGTTTACGACTCTGGTATTACAGAAATTTCTAAGAATGGTCGTAACGACAAAGACGGATTTATCTGGCCATCCTATGTGGAAGATATCATGGGACCTATGCTTTTTGACTATGGCTATGGACCTTTCCGTTGGGTCTGCTTGAGTGGTAATCACGATGACTTGGTGGCCACTGACAAAGCTGCCATGGAAGCTATCGATCCTGACCGCCGCTATCAAGACCGTGATAACTACAACTGGATTCGTGATGCTGAGAAAAATCAACTCGTAGTTGGTACCCAAGCCCGGATCCTTTACCAAGACTGTATCGGTCGTGTGACTATCGCCCTTAAATTTAATGAATTGGTCCGCAAAGGCAAGATTGGTCCTGTCATGATTGGTCGTGACCACCATGACGTGTCTGGTACCGACTCACCATTTCGTGAAACCTCAAACATTAAAGACGGTTCCAATGTGACCTGTGATATGGCGGTGCAATGTTACGCTGGTAACGCTGCGCGTGGTATGAGTTTAGTGGCTCTTCATAACGGTGGCGGAACTGGTATTGGTAAAGCCATCAATGGTGGTTTCGGACTTGTTTTAGATGGCAGCGAACGCATTGATGAGATTATTAAATCTGCTATTGCTTGGGACACCATGGGTGGTGTTGCTCGTCGCAATTGGGCTCGCAATGAGCACGCTATTGAAACCGCTATTGAGTATAATCGTCTCCATGCAGGTACTGATCACATCACTATCCCATACTTGGCTGATGATGACCTTGTGACTTCAGCAGTAGATCAATTATTTCACTAA